The following proteins come from a genomic window of Pseudomonas putida:
- a CDS encoding molecular chaperone, with protein MRAGAKWARGLIGSLLLASLPAGAATSVLIWPIDPVLEADQKAGALWLENRGSAPASLQVRVFAWRQGDNQEQFQAQREIIGSPPVATIAPGQKQLIRLTRTGSSPVGQEQAYRIIIDEIPSPLPSDNASQGATAAIRLQMRYSVPLFVYGEGLWGKPDPEGKRSASGVGKPQLSWRPVTVQGKPYVELRNTGPVHARLTDVVVQQGGQARPLAEGLLGYVLPGASMRWPAPVAPNSSGVLKGRVNGQEVAEAIRQGQ; from the coding sequence ATGCGGGCAGGCGCGAAGTGGGCGCGGGGTTTGATCGGGTCATTGCTGCTGGCGAGCTTGCCGGCGGGGGCTGCCACCTCGGTGCTGATCTGGCCGATCGACCCGGTGCTGGAGGCTGACCAGAAGGCCGGTGCGCTGTGGCTGGAGAACCGCGGCAGCGCACCGGCGAGCCTGCAGGTGCGGGTATTCGCCTGGCGGCAGGGCGACAACCAGGAACAGTTCCAGGCCCAGCGGGAGATCATCGGCAGCCCCCCGGTCGCCACCATTGCCCCCGGCCAGAAACAACTGATCCGCCTGACCCGCACCGGCAGCTCACCGGTCGGTCAGGAGCAGGCTTACCGCATCATCATCGACGAAATACCCTCGCCACTGCCGTCGGATAACGCCAGTCAGGGCGCCACTGCGGCCATCCGCCTGCAGATGCGCTATTCGGTACCGTTGTTCGTCTATGGCGAAGGCTTGTGGGGCAAGCCGGATCCGGAGGGCAAGCGCAGCGCCAGTGGTGTAGGCAAGCCGCAACTGAGCTGGCGGCCAGTGACGGTGCAGGGCAAGCCCTATGTAGAACTGCGCAACACTGGCCCTGTGCATGCCCGGCTGACCGATGTGGTGGTACAGCAGGGCGGCCAGGCAAGGCCACTGGCCGAGGGGCTGCTTGGCTATGTACTGCCCGGGGCCAGCATGCGCTGGCCGGCACCGGTTGCACCGAACAGCAGTGGCGTACTCAAGGGCAGGGTGAACGGTCAGGAGGTGGCCGAGGCGATCCGCCAAGGGCAATGA
- a CDS encoding fimbria/pilus outer membrane usher protein produces MKWLSRATRRWCLGLAVIGPGLAVADELPPPPTEAAAIADATLYLDLLVNQVPRAELVPVQQRAGGLFLDSQVLRAAGIALPGNPQGEVALDAVAGLHCDYDSQNQRLLLQVPPAWLPDQQVGNRNLYPASDARSSFGALFNYDLYLNDTDEGGTYLAAWNELRLFDSWGTFATTGQWRQSFNGAAADASRQGFLRYDTTWRFTDEQRLLTYEAGDFVTGALPWTSSVRVGGLQLSRDFAVRPDLVTYPLPAFAGEAAVPTSLDLFINGYKSSTAELQPGPYTLTNVPFINGAGEAVVVTTDALGRQVSTTLPFYVTSSLLQKGLSDFSMAAGSLRRDYAVRDFSYGPGVASASLRHGVSDFFTLESHVETAESLLLGGLGANVRLGTFGVLNAAMAQSQFDSEKGHQVALGYQYNSQRLGFSYQRLQRHGHYADLSRVDSPDMQLSQRSEQVTLSLNLDRFGSLGAGYFDVRAGDGSRTRLINLSWSKPLWGNSSVYLSANREVGDSQWAVQAQWVIPIDFSGTLAVSMERSKEGEDLQRVNYSRAVPVGGGVGYNLGYATAGDRDAYRQADATWRLQSVQLQAGVYGSSGEMTRWADASGSLVWMDAGLFAANRIDDAFVVVSTGGYADVPVRYENQEIGRTDRNGHLLVPYSSGYYRGKYEIDPMDLPPDVLAAQVEQRVAVRRGSGYLLEFPLKRVLAASIELVDGNQQPLKLGSTVSHRESGSQAVVGWDGLVYLENLSAHNHLQVGLEGGGQCQVEFDLPQAEGSIPLIGPLVCR; encoded by the coding sequence GTGAAATGGCTGTCGCGTGCGACGCGCCGCTGGTGCCTGGGGCTGGCGGTTATCGGCCCCGGCCTGGCGGTGGCCGACGAGCTGCCGCCGCCGCCCACCGAGGCCGCCGCCATTGCCGACGCCACACTGTATCTGGACCTGCTGGTGAACCAGGTGCCCAGGGCTGAGCTGGTACCGGTGCAGCAGCGTGCCGGGGGGCTGTTCCTCGACAGCCAGGTGCTACGCGCTGCCGGCATCGCCCTGCCGGGCAATCCGCAAGGCGAGGTGGCCCTGGATGCCGTAGCGGGCCTGCACTGCGATTACGACAGCCAGAACCAGCGCCTGTTGCTGCAAGTCCCACCGGCCTGGCTCCCGGACCAGCAAGTCGGCAACCGTAACCTGTACCCGGCCAGCGATGCACGCAGCAGTTTCGGTGCGTTGTTCAACTATGACCTGTACCTCAACGACACCGACGAGGGTGGCACTTACCTGGCTGCGTGGAATGAGCTACGCCTGTTCGACAGTTGGGGCACCTTTGCCACCACCGGTCAGTGGCGGCAGTCGTTCAACGGCGCCGCGGCCGACGCCAGCCGCCAGGGTTTCCTGCGCTACGACACTACTTGGCGCTTCACCGACGAGCAGCGCCTGCTGACTTACGAAGCGGGCGACTTCGTCACCGGGGCGTTGCCCTGGACCAGTTCGGTACGGGTGGGCGGCCTGCAGTTGTCGCGTGACTTTGCCGTCCGCCCTGACCTGGTCACTTATCCGTTGCCTGCCTTCGCGGGAGAGGCGGCGGTGCCGACCTCACTGGATCTGTTCATCAACGGCTACAAGTCCAGCACCGCCGAGTTGCAGCCAGGCCCCTACACCCTGACCAACGTGCCGTTCATCAACGGTGCCGGCGAGGCCGTGGTGGTTACCACCGATGCACTTGGGCGCCAGGTGTCCACCACGTTGCCGTTCTACGTCACCAGCAGCCTGCTGCAAAAAGGCCTTTCGGATTTCTCGATGGCCGCCGGCAGCCTGCGCCGAGACTATGCAGTGCGCGACTTCAGCTACGGGCCCGGCGTCGCCTCGGCCAGCCTGCGTCATGGCGTCAGCGATTTCTTCACCCTCGAAAGCCATGTCGAAACCGCAGAATCGTTGCTGCTTGGGGGTTTGGGTGCGAATGTGCGCCTGGGCACTTTCGGTGTACTGAACGCTGCCATGGCGCAGAGCCAGTTCGACAGTGAAAAGGGCCACCAGGTTGCCCTCGGCTATCAGTACAACAGCCAGCGCCTCGGTTTCAGCTATCAGCGCTTGCAGCGCCATGGTCATTACGCCGACCTGAGCCGGGTCGACAGCCCGGACATGCAATTGAGCCAGCGTAGCGAGCAGGTCACCCTGAGCCTGAACCTCGACCGCTTCGGCAGCCTCGGCGCGGGCTACTTCGATGTGCGCGCCGGTGACGGCTCGCGCACCCGGCTGATCAACCTGAGCTGGAGCAAACCGCTGTGGGGCAACAGCAGTGTCTACCTGTCGGCCAACCGTGAGGTCGGCGACAGCCAGTGGGCGGTGCAGGCACAGTGGGTGATCCCGATCGACTTCAGCGGTACCCTTGCCGTGAGCATGGAACGCAGCAAGGAAGGCGAGGACCTGCAGCGGGTCAACTACAGCCGTGCGGTACCGGTGGGCGGCGGTGTTGGCTACAACCTTGGCTACGCCACCGCAGGTGATCGCGATGCCTACCGCCAGGCCGACGCCACCTGGCGCCTGCAGTCGGTGCAATTGCAGGCCGGCGTGTACGGCAGCAGCGGCGAAATGACCCGCTGGGCCGATGCCAGCGGCTCGCTGGTGTGGATGGACGCCGGGCTGTTCGCCGCCAACCGTATCGACGATGCCTTTGTGGTGGTCAGCACCGGCGGCTATGCCGATGTGCCCGTGCGTTACGAAAACCAAGAGATCGGCCGCACCGACCGCAACGGCCACCTGCTGGTGCCGTACAGCAGCGGCTACTACCGCGGCAAGTACGAGATCGACCCCATGGACCTGCCGCCCGATGTGCTCGCGGCGCAGGTGGAGCAGCGGGTAGCGGTGCGCCGTGGCAGCGGCTACTTGCTGGAGTTCCCGCTCAAGCGCGTGCTGGCGGCCAGCATCGAGCTGGTAGATGGCAACCAGCAGCCGCTCAAGCTGGGCAGTACGGTCAGCCACCGTGAAAGTGGCAGCCAGGCGGTGGTGGGCTGGGACGGGCTGGTGTATCTGGAGAACCTCTCAGCGCACAACCACCTGCAGGTCGGGCTGGAGGGAGGAGGGCAGTGCCAGGTCGAGTTCGACTTGCCGCAGGCAGAAGGCTCGATCCCGTTGATCGGCCCGTTGGTGTGCCGATGA
- a CDS encoding spore coat U domain-containing protein — MRSVLRGLLIAMLWLPVGSAWALCSSVATAPAAFGTVNSTLVRTGIQSASTTNAGLQCTGSLLSLLVSSDHFYLTITSATSGLVGPSGDVIPYTIYANNTTSYPITRGAQFDFARNGLIDALGLLNGNSPKSVPLYLKTSVGANVAAGVYTETLNLAWVWNYCSGIGLGNLCLGRDTGAGNQTLTVTLTVSNDCQITTPTISFGSAPVVAGFGTVNQSVNLSCTKGSSYTVGLDDGQNASGGRRRMKSAANNYLAYDIFKSAGAVRWGAVGSARRSSSDANINPGAGTGTGSQVFNYNAKVYTDQATPPAATYTDNVILDVQF; from the coding sequence ATGAGGAGCGTATTGCGCGGCCTGTTGATCGCAATGCTATGGCTGCCGGTGGGTTCGGCTTGGGCGTTATGCTCGTCCGTCGCGACCGCGCCAGCGGCGTTCGGTACCGTCAACTCAACGCTGGTGCGCACTGGCATCCAGAGTGCCTCCACCACCAATGCGGGTTTGCAGTGCACCGGTTCGTTGTTGTCCCTGCTGGTGAGCAGTGACCACTTCTACCTCACCATCACCTCAGCTACCAGCGGGCTGGTGGGGCCGAGCGGGGATGTCATCCCTTATACGATCTATGCCAATAATACGACCAGCTACCCCATCACTCGCGGCGCGCAGTTCGATTTCGCCCGCAATGGCCTGATCGACGCCCTGGGCCTGCTCAATGGCAATTCCCCGAAGTCTGTGCCGCTGTATTTGAAAACTTCGGTTGGCGCCAACGTGGCCGCCGGCGTCTATACCGAGACGCTTAACCTTGCCTGGGTCTGGAACTATTGCTCGGGCATTGGCCTGGGCAATCTGTGCCTGGGGCGCGACACAGGCGCGGGGAACCAGACCCTCACGGTGACCCTGACGGTAAGTAATGATTGCCAGATCACAACGCCCACCATCAGCTTTGGCAGCGCACCGGTAGTGGCGGGGTTCGGCACGGTGAACCAGAGCGTGAACCTGTCCTGCACCAAGGGCAGCAGCTACACGGTCGGGCTGGATGACGGGCAGAACGCATCTGGCGGGCGTCGGAGGATGAAGTCTGCTGCCAACAACTACCTGGCCTACGACATCTTCAAGAGCGCGGGCGCGGTACGTTGGGGAGCAGTGGGCAGCGCGCGGCGTTCCAGCAGCGATGCCAATATCAACCCCGGAGCTGGGACTGGCACCGGTAGCCAGGTGTTCAACTACAACGCCAAGGTCTATACCGACCAGGCGACACCGCCGGCGGCGACCTATACCGACAATGTGATACTCGATGTGCAGTTTTGA